The window TGTCAAGCTTGGCTCAGTAATGCAACAGCGACCGAAGGGAGCTTTTGAATCATACTCTTTCCCTTTGTTCTATGCAGTGTTGAAGCTGATATCAAGCCGTTATCATCCTGTGTTCACTCGATGATAACCCGATGATATCAGGTTCAAGTATCGATAAACCAGAGGAGGAATAAAGCTTTTGAACCGTTTGGTAGATTATCAGGCAAATTGGAGTATGGCAGCCCAGTAGAAAACGACATTCGTACCTTGACGAGTCAGTAGGATAATATAAGCGTTTTCATAAGGTAGCTTCCGTGTCCCCATAAATATGTGAAGCATTTATCTCGAATAATGCGATTGGGGTACATATGACCAGATGAATCTTATTGCATATTTGTTTACTATATGATCAAAATAGACTTCAATATCGGGTGTGGATTCTATGTATTGCCCGAAGTCCAAGCCACACCTTAACTTTTTACAGAGATAGAAAGCATAGGAACTCCGTGCATTATTGTGGTTTGTATAAGGTATAAAAAACCCCGGAGAGTATCCGGGGTCTGTGATTTGATACTATTTCAGCAACATCATCTTGATGCTCTTGCTGAAGTTCTTACTTTTGATCTTGGCAAAGTAGATACCGCTGGCAACGCTGCGATTGCGAAAGTCTTTACCATGCCAGTACAATTGGTGGTTTCCTGCGTTAAGCATACCTTTATGGATGCTTGCAACTTTCTGACCTCGAATATTGAAGATCTCCACGCTGCAATCCCTACTTTCGGGCAGATTGAAAGCTATGTTTACAGAGGGATTGAAGGGATTGGGATATACCTTCAGATCGGATATGACGGGTTTCACCATATCCTCATTGCTTACTGGATAATTGTAGATAATCAATTGACCATTATACACCCCAGCTTCGGGGATGTTGAAACTGATACGCGAGCCATCTGTCACATGCGGAGCTGATCCCATAAAGTAGAATCTAACTGTCCAGTCAGCAGTTATATTCATCGTGGAAAAGTCGAAATACGCTTCTCCGGCTTCATCCGTTTCCAGAGTAAAATCGAAGGCCATTTCCGTTTGTTCGCTGGTACTGAAATTGCTGCGATACTCAGTTTGTAGATATGGTTCCAAGAAAGCGGGATTGTCGCTTCTGTTCATATAAAACGACGTAGTGTTGAACAAGCCTGGGTTTGGTGCTTTAGGTAGATCCAGACGGAAGTCGTACGAAGTAGTAGCGATGGGATTGCATCCCACTTCAATTTTGTCCTTCTGAAGCAGGGATGATGTTACGGATACTGACCAGACAGGTGCTGGAGCTTCGATATTGATCGAGTAATCGTAGGGATATAGTTTCAGCACCACGCTATTAGCGTTATTGGTATAATTCTTGATGCAGAAAGCTTCGTAGGGCTGGATTCTGTCCGTTAGAACGAAGGATGAATCCCTATACACATACACAGCTTTTGAGATCAGTTGCTGAGTAATCATCTCGCTGAAGCGATAATCGGTACCATTTACTCTGAAGCTCAATGCGGATACTTCATATTCGCACAAGTGAGGATTGGCTATCATATTCCAACCGTTGACCAGATCAAATTCCGTTGCTTGTCTTAATACTGGGGAATCGCTGCTGAGAGCTATCGGTTCAGTGATATGAACCATATAAGCTGCGCCAAAATCGAAGTTGGTTGCTTCTATCCATTGATTGTTCCACACGTATCCGGTAGCTCCACTGCCGAAAGCTGGGTCTATTGAAAAGCTTTGAATCAGGAACGGATTACTCTTTGTAGCCCATCCTGCATTATTTTGCATAGTATTGACATGGGGCACAAATGCCAGAGTATGAGCAGATTCAAAGGTTTTTATGAAGCCATCTACCGATACCATCTGCATACAGACCTTGGTTCTGGGCATGTTCAACATACTGGGGATGGTGTATGTATAGCTACTGGTACTGGCAGGAATATTGCTAAAAATCATCAATGAATCAACATCATTTTTTAGATAGAGGTTCATGTGATCTATCAGGAAGGGATATTGCATAGACCACGAAAACTGCACAGAATTTTCGCCCTGAAGTACCTGATTGGCAATGCTATTGTGGGTAACACTAGGTTGCATGTTGCCCCAATACAATGTCATATTACGGGGATTTGAGTTGCTTACAGTGAATACATAAGGCCCATCATACATATTGTGCCATACTCCAGCACCGTTGTCATAGAGGTATATCTTCTCGCTTCTGGTAACAACTGGCAAGCTAAGAGACAGAGGTACGTTCAGTTGGTCTGATCTCACACGAATTACCCAAGTTTTTAGTTCCTGTTCGGGATCGTAGCCACCCTTGACTTCTCTGGACAGATATACACCGTTCTGACCCCAGTACTGCTCGAAAAACGACAACCATACGTAGTTTGAGCTGGGACCGGATTTGCTTACATCCCAATATCCATCCTGACCATCTGAGGCATATGGGTTTTGTGAGAACATGGCAACATCGCTAAGTGTACCCGCTTGGTTTTGCAAGATCAAATTGTGCACAATGGAGGGACTGGCAGATTTGGGTACGTTGTGAATCGTTTCCACTCCACTGTTACTTACGGAACTGATTCTGTAATCGTAATGTTCACCGTTCTGAACGTCGTAATCCCAATACTCGAAGCTGTAAGATCCAGATGCGAGAGAAGGGCTGTTGGTATAGCTATCGATCAATTGGTAGTCTGTAAAACCCTGCTTACGATAGACGTTGAATCCCAAAAAACCAGTAGCGGGATTAGTACCCCAAGACAATCTTACGGTACTATCCAATCCGTATGCGCTGAACCCTGTAATACTGGTAGCTGCTGGAGCAGATATCACTTCATTGGATACATCCGAAAGGTTGCCATTCTTGTCTCGTGCTCTGATCTTGAAGTAGTAGTTGTAACTGGCGGACAAGCCGACCACATCAATGGATTCACATGCTTGCGAAGCCAGAAAAGCGCTGTTGCTGCGATCGAAAATCTGATAGTTGCCATCGCCGATTGGAGTGGTGGAATACAAAATCTCATAACTGTCAAAATCGTAGGCATCACTGCGATCCCAGCCCAATGTAACATATTGCATGGAGTTGTTTATTACATGCAGGTTTTCAGGATCGGTGGGATTCATCCCGTCGTTCATAGTGAAGACATCGTCAAAGATGCTTTCCAGATCTTGTATCCAGCGAGAATAATACTTTCTGGGATAGGTGAAAAGATTGTCCATATCCCAGCGCCCTTCATCTTCAATCCAGCCATAGAACCATTTATACACGTTCTCGGTTTCCTCATACATATTGGGAAGTTCATCCATTTCTATATGCATGAAAGGTTCAAAGC is drawn from Candidatus Cloacimonadota bacterium and contains these coding sequences:
- a CDS encoding T9SS type A sorting domain-containing protein; this encodes MKKAMLLIGILSILVSLPAYLIENASLENFLIRSEEACAYDNWVSHIAEGIASPNYNLYAPFDPQTNGFGDYRVPTTAELNSWGEIVDLFLLGRLDEAQAIIDSVGFPYQALVFNDSDTGSRYFMLREVPDMSFTDTNGTEDDYDDEHGAFSYGWGLYIYRPQSTRPIIITVPHSTDDFATSIIGYDCLSTWNASFLLINGAGREVKWTNSGSYTNSKSISDPTRTEAHPYNVAYKKFADKIRAQFGRREFSFQIHSYDWNRHVGYTDNQISAGNNKMCPNLPIRDLSSLKQDLINKGDHLMIAANTIGIHEDVFLNQYYSVNYSIHDFTFSDGFNEYPVNDMIDLPAYSQNRQMIYTLDGWNDYDSFEPFMHIEMDELPNMYEETENVYKWFYGWIEDEGRWDMDNLFTYPRKYYSRWIQDLESIFDDVFTMNDGMNPTDPENLHVINNSMQYVTLGWDRSDAYDFDSYEILYSTTPIGDGNYQIFDRSNSAFLASQACESIDVVGLSASYNYYFKIRARDKNGNLSDVSNEVISAPAATSITGFSAYGLDSTVRLSWGTNPATGFLGFNVYRKQGFTDYQLIDSYTNSPSLASGSYSFEYWDYDVQNGEHYDYRISSVSNSGVETIHNVPKSASPSIVHNLILQNQAGTLSDVAMFSQNPYASDGQDGYWDVSKSGPSSNYVWLSFFEQYWGQNGVYLSREVKGGYDPEQELKTWVIRVRSDQLNVPLSLSLPVVTRSEKIYLYDNGAGVWHNMYDGPYVFTVSNSNPRNMTLYWGNMQPSVTHNSIANQVLQGENSVQFSWSMQYPFLIDHMNLYLKNDVDSLMIFSNIPASTSSYTYTIPSMLNMPRTKVCMQMVSVDGFIKTFESAHTLAFVPHVNTMQNNAGWATKSNPFLIQSFSIDPAFGSGATGYVWNNQWIEATNFDFGAAYMVHITEPIALSSDSPVLRQATEFDLVNGWNMIANPHLCEYEVSALSFRVNGTDYRFSEMITQQLISKAVYVYRDSSFVLTDRIQPYEAFCIKNYTNNANSVVLKLYPYDYSINIEAPAPVWSVSVTSSLLQKDKIEVGCNPIATTSYDFRLDLPKAPNPGLFNTTSFYMNRSDNPAFLEPYLQTEYRSNFSTSEQTEMAFDFTLETDEAGEAYFDFSTMNITADWTVRFYFMGSAPHVTDGSRISFNIPEAGVYNGQLIIYNYPVSNEDMVKPVISDLKVYPNPFNPSVNIAFNLPESRDCSVEIFNIRGQKVASIHKGMLNAGNHQLYWHGKDFRNRSVASGIYFAKIKSKNFSKSIKMMLLK